One segment of Candidatus Dadabacteria bacterium DNA contains the following:
- a CDS encoding acyl-CoA thioesterase: MISIGETANKMVQYVLPEHSNNHGTLHGGILMDWIMLTASITSFKFANGPAVLGATDSIDFLNPVKIGEIVVLESWVEYAGNSSIEVAVRVHSENGETEEKKLITLSYMAFVAVDENVGPRKIEAKLSASSTVEREIITLAEERKVRRLPEIKRRKRNLSNVADETESSRLIFNTTKMVLPEDAFYGKFMSVGKLMKYIDESAAILAKRFTKGVLVTGSLDDLFFYSPLNVGNLIEFKAGITHVGTRSLELAIKVDSYDTQTGESSHACTAFLTYVKVDEAGNPVPVPEFTPETPYEIRLWKEAEKRKVKRKARVERAKSLADDYLNEYKKVSSRSEKKS, translated from the coding sequence ATGATCTCCATAGGCGAAACTGCTAACAAAATGGTCCAGTACGTGCTTCCCGAACACTCCAACAATCACGGGACCCTGCACGGCGGAATACTCATGGACTGGATTATGCTCACTGCCAGCATCACGTCTTTTAAGTTCGCAAACGGGCCTGCGGTCCTGGGAGCCACAGACAGCATAGATTTTCTTAACCCAGTAAAGATCGGGGAGATAGTAGTTCTTGAAAGCTGGGTTGAGTACGCGGGAAACTCGTCCATTGAAGTCGCGGTACGCGTGCACTCAGAAAACGGGGAAACCGAAGAGAAAAAGCTTATAACCCTCTCCTATATGGCCTTCGTCGCCGTGGACGAAAATGTAGGACCGAGAAAAATAGAAGCAAAACTAAGCGCGTCCAGCACGGTTGAGCGGGAGATCATAACCTTGGCCGAGGAAAGAAAGGTGCGAAGACTTCCGGAGATAAAAAGAAGGAAAAGAAATCTCTCCAACGTAGCGGATGAGACGGAAAGTTCGAGGCTTATTTTCAATACCACCAAAATGGTGCTCCCGGAAGACGCCTTCTACGGGAAATTCATGTCCGTAGGAAAGCTCATGAAGTACATTGATGAGAGCGCCGCCATTTTGGCGAAAAGGTTTACCAAAGGTGTTCTGGTTACGGGATCTCTTGACGACCTTTTCTTCTACTCGCCGCTTAATGTAGGGAATTTGATTGAATTCAAGGCGGGTATCACCCATGTGGGGACAAGGTCGCTTGAATTGGCGATCAAGGTTGATTCGTATGATACCCAGACCGGAGAGTCATCCCACGCGTGCACGGCGTTTCTCACCTACGTGAAAGTCGACGAAGCCGGAAACCCCGTCCCGGTCCCCGAGTTCACCCCTGAAACTCCCTACGAAATCCGCCTCTGGAAAGAAGCGGAAAAAAGGAAGGTAAAGAGAAAAGCGAGGGTGGAGAGAGCCAAAAGTCTTGCCGATGATTACCTAAACGAATACAAAAAAGTAAGCTCAAGATCAGAGAAGAAAAGTTAA
- a CDS encoding glutamate racemase, with protein sequence MEERKNWPIGIFDSGIGGLTVSKEIMNLLCEENIVYLGDTARVPYGTKSQRTVRKYVESTTNFLLSKNIKLLVVACNTASAYAIEMLKENLEIPVVGVVEPGAKRASELTVNGKIGVIGTQATIKSGSYEKKLREICSSSIEIHSKPCPLFVPLAEEGWENDETAVLIAEKYLGDLRESGIDVLILGCTHYPILKNTIAGVMGEGISLVDSAEETAKQTENILRSQELLREDGKAREMSFYLTDDSETFTSIASRFLGRPMEKTEVVDIV encoded by the coding sequence ATGGAAGAGAGAAAAAACTGGCCAATAGGGATTTTTGACTCGGGAATAGGAGGACTTACGGTCTCAAAGGAGATAATGAACCTTCTTTGCGAGGAGAATATCGTATATCTCGGCGACACGGCCAGAGTCCCTTATGGAACGAAATCCCAAAGAACCGTAAGAAAATACGTTGAGAGCACCACTAATTTCCTTCTATCAAAGAACATAAAGCTCCTGGTCGTGGCGTGTAACACCGCGTCTGCCTACGCGATAGAAATGCTGAAAGAAAATCTCGAAATTCCCGTTGTGGGAGTGGTGGAACCGGGAGCGAAAAGGGCCTCGGAACTCACTGTTAACGGAAAAATAGGGGTAATAGGAACCCAGGCGACCATAAAAAGCGGCTCCTATGAGAAAAAACTGCGGGAAATCTGCTCCTCTTCAATAGAGATACACTCAAAACCCTGCCCGCTTTTCGTCCCGCTTGCAGAGGAAGGATGGGAAAATGATGAAACCGCCGTCCTTATAGCCGAGAAGTATCTTGGAGATCTTAGGGAATCCGGAATAGATGTGCTGATACTAGGCTGCACACACTACCCTATTCTTAAAAACACGATCGCCGGGGTTATGGGAGAAGGGATAAGTCTTGTCGACTCAGCTGAAGAAACCGCAAAGCAGACCGAAAACATACTAAGATCTCAGGAGTTGCTTAGAGAAGACGGCAAGGCGCGGGAGATGTCGTTTTACCTTACCGACGATTCGGAAACCTTTACCTCAATCGCATCCAGGTTCCTCGGCAGACCCATGGAAAAAACGGAAGTCGTCGATATAGTGTGA
- a CDS encoding electron transfer flavoprotein subunit alpha/FixB family protein codes for MSSEIWVVADIKADGQIRKVTFEVLSEARRKLAGSVCAVLLGSGVSDRASELASYGAEKVYVVDNPNLKDFNPDGYVKALCELIKKHSPAVVLSGNTAFAEDYMPRVASGVGSGLAMDCVDIGMTDDGRLKIKRYSHSSRAISTQEFNGDGSAMIATVRPNSFKEEESAGAVQVVNEDAGVTDADIKIKVIEMKTKESDRPELTEAERVVSGGRGLGSEENFNHIYDLADLLGAAAGATRAAVDAGYCPYDMQVGQTGKAVSPVLYVAVAISGSVQHFSGMGSSKVIVSINKDPEAPIFAKSDYGICGDLFQVLPPLTEELKKALSE; via the coding sequence ATGAGTAGTGAAATCTGGGTTGTTGCTGATATAAAGGCTGACGGACAGATAAGAAAGGTGACGTTTGAGGTTCTTTCCGAGGCCAGAAGAAAACTTGCAGGTTCTGTCTGCGCAGTGCTGCTCGGAAGCGGCGTTTCGGACAGGGCTTCTGAGCTTGCAAGCTACGGAGCGGAGAAAGTCTACGTGGTGGATAACCCCAACCTCAAGGATTTTAATCCTGACGGTTACGTGAAAGCCCTTTGCGAACTTATAAAGAAACACTCTCCGGCGGTTGTGCTCTCAGGCAACACGGCTTTCGCCGAGGATTACATGCCCAGAGTCGCTTCTGGCGTGGGTTCGGGGCTTGCCATGGACTGCGTAGATATAGGCATGACCGACGACGGAAGGCTTAAGATAAAAAGGTATTCACACTCAAGCAGGGCGATATCCACACAGGAATTCAACGGCGACGGAAGCGCGATGATCGCCACCGTAAGGCCCAATTCCTTTAAGGAGGAAGAGTCGGCCGGTGCAGTGCAGGTAGTGAACGAAGATGCAGGGGTTACGGATGCCGACATAAAGATCAAAGTCATTGAAATGAAAACCAAGGAATCTGACCGGCCCGAGCTTACCGAGGCCGAGAGGGTGGTTTCCGGCGGCAGAGGACTTGGAAGCGAGGAGAATTTCAATCACATATACGATCTCGCGGATCTGCTTGGCGCGGCCGCTGGGGCGACAAGAGCCGCAGTCGACGCGGGTTACTGTCCATATGACATGCAGGTCGGTCAGACCGGAAAGGCGGTGTCTCCAGTGCTTTACGTCGCGGTTGCCATATCCGGTTCGGTACAGCATTTCTCCGGCATGGGTTCATCAAAAGTGATAGTTTCCATAAACAAGGATCCGGAAGCCCCGATTTTCGCGAAATCCGATTATGGAATCTGCGGAGACCTTTTCCAAGTTCTTCCCCCGCTTACTGAGGAACTCAAAAAAGCCTTGTCCGAGTAG
- a CDS encoding electron transfer flavoprotein subunit beta/FixA family protein, giving the protein MKIVVFITQTQDTEARIKVGSSGDSIDTEGMKWIMNPYDEFAVEEAIRTKEAYGGEVVLITAGPQRASQALLQGLAMGADSAVHISDEALGETVDSLVISKLVASELGNIEGVDLIFTGMKIIDEESVQVGIQIAEELGIAHLALVSKVIDVKPDEKKLVCQKEIDGGSVSVEVSLPVLITCPDAMNEPRYASVPNIMKAKRKPMKIVSLDDVDFGSLGISRDAVGKSGAKIKTVSLEVPEVERKLRIIKGSDEATVKGDEIAESAKELVKLLRDDAKVI; this is encoded by the coding sequence GTGAAGATAGTGGTTTTTATAACACAGACGCAGGACACCGAAGCAAGGATAAAGGTCGGTTCCTCCGGCGATTCCATAGACACAGAAGGCATGAAGTGGATCATGAATCCATACGATGAGTTCGCCGTTGAGGAGGCCATCAGGACCAAGGAAGCATACGGGGGAGAAGTTGTTCTGATCACAGCGGGCCCGCAACGCGCTTCACAGGCGTTGCTTCAGGGGCTTGCGATGGGCGCCGATTCCGCGGTCCATATCTCGGATGAAGCTCTCGGGGAGACCGTTGACTCCCTTGTCATTTCAAAACTAGTCGCGTCGGAACTTGGGAATATCGAGGGGGTGGACCTGATTTTCACGGGGATGAAGATCATTGACGAGGAATCCGTGCAGGTGGGCATACAAATAGCCGAAGAACTGGGGATTGCGCACCTTGCGCTTGTAAGCAAAGTAATTGACGTAAAGCCGGATGAGAAAAAACTTGTCTGCCAGAAAGAGATCGATGGCGGAAGCGTTTCCGTCGAGGTATCTCTCCCGGTCCTTATAACTTGTCCCGACGCTATGAACGAGCCCCGCTACGCGTCCGTTCCCAACATAATGAAGGCGAAGAGAAAACCGATGAAAATCGTTTCCCTAGACGATGTGGATTTCGGTTCTCTCGGCATCAGCAGGGATGCCGTGGGCAAGTCCGGGGCGAAGATAAAAACAGTGAGTCTTGAGGTTCCCGAGGTGGAGAGAAAGCTGAGAATCATAAAGGGAAGTGACGAGGCTACGGTCAAGGGAGACGAGATTGCCGAGTCCGCAAAGGAACTCGTTAAGCTTTTAAGAGATGACGCGAAGGTCATATAA
- a CDS encoding ABC transporter substrate-binding protein gives MSQQRKLKTYIFPGSSWRSKLVGGRVLHRGRQLLRSCAQTGVLFAALAVFATLALLACLHDSDRPGSIADQLRRNAEAFEYTIGKTGGVLTVATTSKPLTLNLAIANDTGSTGVLGYLFEGLTETSWLTDEVKPLLAESWTHSDDGLTWTFSLRKDVTWHDGTPFTAHDVEFTFNRIVYNEDIKSSAGATFNFRFLDEATGTWTQERMTVTALDDYTVQCVLPVPFAPFLRSMGTAIYPKHILEPYVDDGTFNEVWGIDTEPAEVIGTGPFTIERYVPGERLVLSRNPNYWLKDETGNSLPYLDKIVHLIVPSLETELARFKEGDSDIHGVLGEEFAELEPLQAEGNFTIHRRGPNFGSTFLAFNMNPDQNPDTMEPYVAATKLKWFRNTQFRQAVAHIVDKDAIIRDVQHGLGYPKWSSISPAAGDFHNPNVRRYEYDIAEANRILDNLGWVDTDGDGIREDEAGNTIAFSLVTQTQANVRERIGKIIQQNLEEVGIKADFRLIEFGELVSQLTRSYDWEAIVIGLSGGPDPHGGINVWHSSENLHLWYPNQMQPATDWEAEIDSLYIRASQELNRNERIALYHRAQEIVAENVPLIYTTHSERLTAVRNIFGNTTPTLYGLWDIRYLYRTDL, from the coding sequence ATGTCTCAACAACGAAAGTTAAAAACTTACATTTTTCCCGGCAGTTCTTGGCGTAGCAAGCTTGTTGGAGGCCGTGTACTCCACAGAGGAAGACAATTACTGCGGTCATGCGCTCAGACCGGTGTTCTTTTTGCCGCTTTAGCCGTTTTCGCAACGCTGGCCTTGCTTGCCTGCTTGCACGACAGCGACCGCCCGGGCAGCATTGCCGACCAGCTCAGAAGAAATGCCGAGGCGTTTGAGTACACGATTGGCAAGACCGGTGGGGTGCTGACGGTCGCGACCACCTCCAAGCCGCTTACCCTGAACTTGGCTATTGCGAACGATACCGGGTCGACAGGAGTTCTGGGGTATCTCTTCGAGGGCCTGACCGAGACCTCGTGGCTCACTGACGAAGTCAAACCGTTGCTGGCCGAGTCTTGGACCCATTCGGATGACGGTCTGACCTGGACTTTTTCCCTGCGCAAGGACGTGACTTGGCACGACGGAACACCTTTTACGGCGCATGACGTGGAGTTCACCTTCAACCGCATCGTATACAACGAGGACATAAAATCCAGCGCCGGGGCAACGTTCAACTTCCGGTTTCTGGACGAGGCTACAGGAACTTGGACGCAGGAGAGGATGACCGTTACGGCGCTTGACGACTATACGGTACAGTGCGTCTTGCCGGTGCCGTTTGCACCGTTCCTGCGCTCCATGGGTACCGCTATCTATCCCAAGCATATTCTGGAGCCGTACGTGGACGACGGCACTTTCAACGAGGTATGGGGTATAGACACGGAGCCGGCCGAAGTCATCGGCACCGGTCCCTTTACCATCGAACGCTATGTCCCCGGGGAACGCTTGGTCCTGAGCCGCAACCCGAACTACTGGTTAAAGGATGAAACGGGCAACAGTCTGCCGTACCTGGACAAAATCGTTCACCTTATCGTCCCGTCCCTAGAGACCGAACTCGCTAGGTTCAAGGAAGGGGACTCAGACATTCATGGTGTGCTGGGCGAGGAATTCGCGGAACTCGAACCGCTGCAGGCGGAGGGGAATTTCACTATCCACAGGAGAGGTCCCAACTTCGGGTCGACATTTCTGGCTTTTAACATGAACCCCGACCAAAACCCGGATACAATGGAACCCTATGTAGCGGCCACCAAGCTTAAGTGGTTCCGGAATACGCAGTTCCGCCAGGCTGTCGCACACATCGTTGACAAAGACGCGATCATACGCGACGTACAGCATGGACTCGGCTACCCGAAGTGGTCCTCCATCAGTCCGGCCGCAGGTGACTTTCACAATCCCAACGTGCGACGGTACGAGTACGACATCGCCGAAGCCAACCGCATCCTAGATAATCTCGGCTGGGTTGATACCGACGGGGACGGGATTCGTGAAGACGAAGCAGGTAATACGATTGCGTTTTCTCTGGTAACCCAAACCCAGGCCAACGTACGTGAAAGGATTGGAAAGATCATCCAACAGAATCTTGAGGAGGTCGGTATCAAGGCGGATTTCAGACTGATCGAGTTCGGCGAACTCGTTTCCCAGTTGACACGCTCTTATGACTGGGAAGCTATAGTCATTGGCTTAAGCGGGGGGCCGGACCCTCATGGCGGCATTAATGTCTGGCATAGCAGTGAGAATCTGCACCTTTGGTATCCGAATCAGATGCAGCCGGCAACGGACTGGGAAGCCGAAATAGATAGTCTTTACATAAGGGCGAGCCAGGAACTGAATCGTAACGAACGCATAGCGCTATACCACCGTGCTCAGGAAATCGTTGCCGAGAACGTGCCGCTCATCTACACAACGCATTCGGAACGGCTGACCGCAGTCCGAAACATCTTCGGCAACACGACGCCCACGTTGTACGGGCTTTGGGATATCCGCTACCTCTATCGAACTGATCTATAG
- a CDS encoding RpiB/LacA/LacB family sugar-phosphate isomerase, translating into MKIAVGSDEKNALTDEVIEELRKRDMDVELFGPLADENVEWAEVAEQVAEKVSEKECDQGILFCSTGTGVSIAANKVPGIRAALCTDSKTAAGARMWNDANILAMSLRLISPDVAKEILDAWFQSEPDPSEKENIEKVAGIESKYRSRTD; encoded by the coding sequence ATGAAGATCGCTGTTGGAAGTGATGAAAAAAACGCTCTTACCGACGAGGTAATAGAAGAGCTTCGCAAAAGAGACATGGACGTTGAGCTCTTCGGACCGCTTGCGGATGAAAACGTGGAATGGGCGGAAGTCGCAGAGCAGGTGGCCGAGAAGGTCTCTGAAAAAGAGTGCGACCAGGGAATACTGTTCTGCTCGACGGGAACGGGGGTAAGCATTGCCGCGAACAAGGTTCCCGGAATACGGGCAGCCCTGTGCACGGATTCAAAGACGGCCGCGGGCGCGCGCATGTGGAACGACGCGAACATACTTGCCATGAGCCTGCGTCTGATATCCCCCGACGTAGCGAAGGAAATCCTCGACGCGTGGTTCCAGAGCGAACCGGACCCCTCTGAGAAGGAAAACATAGAAAAAGTAGCCGGAATCGAATCAAAGTATCGCAGCCGGACAGACTGA
- a CDS encoding aspartate-semialdehyde dehydrogenase, giving the protein MERKEKYNVAIAGATGAVGQEMMQILEERNFPVGELRLLASERSSGRKYSFCGREIIVSVLGEDSFRGIDIALFSAGSERSKKYADRAVASGAVVIDNSSAFRMDPEIPLVVPEINAQAAALHEKKGIVANPNCTTAVAIMALKPIHEVSRIKRVVATSFQAVSGAGAGGIAELESQVRSWSESEEPPREINTFPHQIAFNVIPHVDSFTESGYTKEEMKLHNETRKILGDDSIVLTATTVRVPVFRSHSVSLNLETERKVTVEEAREAIRDFPGVSLVDDPENSDYPMPVESSGKDDCFVGRIREDYTVKNGLSLWVSGDQLRKGAALNAVQIAELLVRNHV; this is encoded by the coding sequence ATGGAAAGAAAAGAAAAATACAACGTGGCGATAGCGGGAGCCACGGGCGCCGTGGGACAGGAGATGATGCAGATACTCGAGGAAAGGAATTTCCCCGTGGGAGAACTGCGCCTTCTCGCTTCCGAGCGCTCCAGCGGGAGAAAATATAGTTTCTGCGGAAGGGAGATAATCGTCTCGGTGCTGGGTGAGGACTCCTTTCGTGGCATAGACATAGCTCTTTTCTCCGCCGGCTCCGAAAGAAGCAAAAAATACGCGGACCGCGCCGTTGCAAGCGGAGCGGTGGTTATTGACAACAGTTCGGCGTTTCGGATGGACCCCGAAATTCCCTTGGTAGTACCCGAGATAAACGCCCAAGCGGCCGCACTTCACGAAAAAAAAGGGATAGTTGCCAACCCAAACTGCACGACTGCGGTAGCTATTATGGCGCTCAAGCCCATTCATGAAGTATCAAGAATAAAAAGGGTGGTTGCGACGAGCTTTCAGGCGGTCTCGGGAGCGGGAGCCGGTGGGATAGCTGAGCTTGAAAGCCAAGTGCGAAGCTGGTCTGAGAGCGAAGAGCCCCCGCGCGAAATAAACACGTTTCCCCATCAGATAGCCTTTAACGTGATTCCTCACGTAGATTCCTTTACAGAGAGCGGCTACACGAAGGAAGAAATGAAGCTTCACAACGAAACGCGCAAGATACTGGGGGATGATTCCATAGTCCTCACGGCGACGACCGTGAGGGTTCCGGTTTTTCGGTCCCACTCGGTTTCACTTAATCTGGAAACGGAAAGAAAAGTGACTGTCGAGGAGGCAAGGGAGGCGATCAGGGATTTCCCCGGGGTTTCGCTCGTTGACGACCCGGAGAATTCCGACTACCCGATGCCGGTTGAAAGTTCCGGGAAAGATGACTGCTTTGTCGGAAGAATCAGGGAGGACTACACGGTCAAGAACGGTCTTTCCCTGTGGGTGAGCGGAGACCAGTTAAGGAAAGGCGCGGCTCTTAACGCAGTGCAGATAGCTGAGCTTCTGGTTAGAAACCATGTCTGA
- a CDS encoding zinc ribbon domain-containing protein yields MSERGVLKKLSDFFLAPPRIDSDELKELLGEDDSVLLTVQTLSCTYKPRAWVDRNTFFRSILILTKKRILLLKNSSKVNVLRDIELDTITHHKFGSTRSKGLKLEIKTVDAEDSIMFHQQYRKEFEELSGKFEEVMAQAIELSAGTGETFFCMHCGARIPAASVFCSSCGKKVRV; encoded by the coding sequence ATGTCTGAGAGAGGTGTTTTGAAAAAGCTTTCGGATTTTTTCCTTGCGCCGCCAAGGATCGACTCCGATGAACTGAAGGAGCTGCTCGGGGAAGACGATTCCGTGCTGCTCACGGTTCAGACCCTCAGCTGCACTTACAAACCGAGGGCATGGGTAGACAGAAACACTTTTTTCAGAAGCATACTGATACTTACGAAAAAAAGGATCCTGTTACTTAAAAACAGCTCCAAAGTGAACGTTCTAAGGGACATAGAGCTTGACACCATAACGCATCACAAGTTCGGTTCCACCAGAAGCAAGGGGCTCAAGCTTGAAATAAAGACAGTCGACGCGGAAGACTCGATTATGTTTCACCAGCAGTACAGAAAAGAGTTTGAAGAGCTTTCGGGGAAATTCGAAGAGGTGATGGCCCAAGCCATTGAACTCTCCGCGGGAACCGGAGAGACTTTCTTCTGCATGCACTGCGGAGCGAGAATTCCCGCCGCGAGCGTCTTCTGTTCTTCCTGCGGCAAAAAAGTTAGGGTATAG
- a CDS encoding 4-hydroxy-tetrahydrodipicolinate synthase — MIHGSIVAIVTPFEDGAVDYGNLEELIEFHIESGTHGIVPVGTTGESPTLSHAEHEEVIKFTVDTVKERIPVVAGTGSNSTEEALRLTKFAEKAGADAALVVTPYYNKPTQEGIYRHFRTIADKTSIPLILYNVPGRTVVNIEPETVERLFCDCESIIGIKEASGSLEQASRIIFLCGEDLILLSGDDVVNYPLLTVGGKGFISVTANIAPADVSEMYNSFARGEPERAKEIHYRLLPLSRVLFVESNPIPVKAALAVMGKISPGIRAPLYELSGENLERLKRELESYGLT; from the coding sequence TTGATACACGGTTCTATAGTAGCGATAGTGACGCCGTTTGAAGACGGCGCCGTTGACTACGGAAATCTAGAAGAGTTAATAGAGTTCCATATAGAGAGCGGAACCCACGGCATAGTTCCGGTCGGAACCACAGGAGAATCCCCAACCCTCTCTCACGCTGAGCATGAAGAAGTAATAAAATTCACCGTGGATACGGTAAAGGAGAGGATTCCCGTGGTCGCGGGCACCGGGTCAAACAGCACCGAGGAAGCCCTGCGACTCACGAAATTCGCGGAGAAGGCCGGTGCGGACGCGGCTCTGGTGGTAACTCCTTACTACAACAAGCCGACTCAGGAAGGAATCTATAGGCATTTCCGCACAATTGCAGACAAGACTTCGATTCCCCTGATACTCTACAACGTGCCGGGGCGCACGGTCGTAAACATAGAGCCGGAAACCGTGGAGAGACTTTTTTGCGACTGCGAGAGCATAATCGGCATCAAAGAAGCCTCGGGCTCGCTTGAGCAGGCAAGCAGAATCATTTTTCTCTGCGGAGAGGATCTGATTCTCCTCTCGGGAGACGATGTGGTTAACTATCCCCTTCTAACGGTCGGGGGGAAGGGCTTCATAAGCGTGACAGCGAACATAGCTCCCGCGGACGTATCGGAAATGTACAACTCCTTTGCAAGGGGGGAACCTGAGAGGGCCAAAGAGATTCACTACCGCCTTCTCCCGCTTAGCAGAGTTCTCTTCGTGGAATCAAACCCGATACCCGTAAAGGCCGCTCTTGCCGTGATGGGGAAAATAAGCCCCGGGATAAGAGCCCCGCTTTATGAGCTTTCGGGAGAAAACCTCGAGAGACTGAAAAGAGAACTTGAGAGCTACGGGCTCACGTAA
- a CDS encoding ribonuclease HII, whose product MSESDCLLHTEDRVSGSGRIVAGVDEAGRGCLAGPVVAGAVILDENRPIHGLRDSKALSEKRRNELFEQIREKALAYSVGMTAAEEIDRINILRAALLAMEKAVLALGRKPDCLLIDGNSKTSLPIRQKAIIKGDSKCASIAAASIVAKVTRDRIMTEIETEYPGYGFSRHKGYPTKEHLGALRNLGPCPIHRKSFKGVL is encoded by the coding sequence TTGTCTGAATCCGACTGCCTTTTACACACTGAAGATAGAGTCTCGGGATCCGGGAGAATCGTGGCCGGCGTCGACGAAGCCGGAAGAGGATGTCTGGCGGGGCCGGTCGTGGCAGGCGCCGTAATACTTGATGAGAACCGGCCTATTCACGGACTCAGGGATTCCAAGGCACTTTCTGAAAAAAGGCGCAATGAGCTTTTTGAGCAAATCCGGGAAAAGGCTCTCGCCTACTCGGTCGGCATGACCGCGGCCGAGGAGATCGATCGCATAAACATCCTGCGGGCGGCGCTTCTGGCAATGGAAAAAGCTGTTCTGGCCCTAGGGAGAAAACCGGACTGTCTTCTCATAGACGGCAACTCGAAGACTTCTCTTCCCATCCGGCAAAAGGCGATAATAAAGGGTGACTCAAAGTGCGCCTCAATAGCGGCCGCTTCAATTGTCGCAAAAGTGACAAGAGACCGCATCATGACCGAGATTGAAACAGAATACCCCGGATACGGCTTTTCCCGTCATAAGGGTTATCCCACAAAAGAACACCTCGGCGCTCTGCGAAATCTGGGGCCCTGCCCGATACATAGAAAATCCTTTAAAGGTGTCTTATAA
- a CDS encoding MerR family transcriptional regulator: MLSDLSLPDKLYFKIGEVSEIIGVKPYVLRYWETEFKEVRPIRRKSQRLYDKDTIYLFHKIKHLLHDQKFTIAGVQKRLRDEKSGSGNISPIYSDKVLLREILNELKSLRRDL, translated from the coding sequence ATGCTTTCAGATCTGTCTCTGCCGGACAAGCTTTATTTCAAGATAGGAGAAGTAAGCGAGATCATAGGAGTGAAACCCTATGTTCTCAGATACTGGGAAACCGAGTTCAAAGAAGTAAGGCCTATCAGGAGGAAGTCCCAGAGACTTTACGACAAGGACACGATTTATCTCTTCCACAAGATAAAGCACCTGCTCCACGATCAGAAATTCACCATAGCGGGGGTTCAGAAAAGACTCAGGGATGAGAAAAGCGGAAGCGGAAATATATCCCCCATCTATTCGGACAAAGTACTGTTGCGCGAAATTCTAAATGAGTTAAAATCCCTGAGGCGGGATCTCTGA
- the surE gene encoding 5'/3'-nucleotidase SurE, with protein sequence MKPKILLSNDDGVNSEGLKALGEALSHLGEVYTVAPDRDQSASSHSLNLMRPLRIEEISERVFSVDGTPTDCVNLAVNGILGEKKPDLLVSGINMAANMGDDITYSGTVSAAIEATLMKIPAIAVSLAAKKDFLFRTAAHYSRVAAEFVLKAGLPENTLLNVNVPNLPLEEVKGIRVTRQGKRVYQAPIVEKTDPRGKKYYWIGGNELDSLRIENSDIVSILEGYVSITPIKLDMTDYEYLEELREKLENHA encoded by the coding sequence ATGAAACCTAAAATACTGCTCTCAAACGATGACGGGGTAAATTCAGAAGGCCTGAAAGCTCTGGGAGAGGCCCTCTCTCACTTGGGAGAAGTCTACACCGTGGCTCCTGACCGCGATCAGAGCGCCTCGAGTCATTCGCTTAACCTCATGAGACCTCTTAGAATCGAGGAAATTTCAGAGAGGGTATTCTCCGTGGACGGAACTCCAACGGACTGCGTGAATCTCGCCGTGAACGGAATTCTGGGCGAGAAGAAACCTGATCTCTTAGTCTCTGGAATAAACATGGCCGCCAATATGGGAGATGACATAACCTATTCGGGAACCGTAAGCGCCGCGATAGAGGCAACTCTTATGAAAATCCCCGCAATAGCGGTATCGCTCGCGGCGAAAAAAGACTTTCTGTTCCGAACCGCAGCCCACTATTCAAGAGTGGCCGCGGAATTCGTCCTTAAAGCAGGTCTCCCCGAAAACACCCTGCTAAACGTAAACGTGCCTAACCTTCCCCTCGAAGAAGTAAAGGGAATACGGGTTACGCGCCAGGGCAAAAGGGTTTATCAGGCGCCAATAGTGGAAAAAACCGATCCCCGGGGGAAGAAGTATTACTGGATAGGCGGAAACGAGCTTGATTCCCTTAGAATTGAAAACTCAGACATAGTATCCATCCTTGAAGGCTACGTCTCGATAACCCCGATAAAGCTTGATATGACGGATTACGAGTACCTCGAAGAGCTCAGGGAAAAACTAGAGAACCATGCTTAA